The following nucleotide sequence is from Pseudonocardia abyssalis.
GTAGAGCCCGGAGTAGACCATCGGGCGGGGCTCGCGGTAGCCCGTGAGCGGCTCCGTGGCGCCCTTGCGCAGCGAGGTGACGGTGTCGCCGACCTTCGACTGGCGGACGTCCTTCACGCCGGTGATCAGGTACCCCACCTCGCCGACGCCGAGCCCGACGGTCGGCTTCGGCTCCGGCGACACGACCCCGATCTCCAGGATCTCGTGCGTGGCGCCCGTCGACATCATCTTGATCCGCTCGCGCGGGGTGATCCTGCCGTCGACGACGCGGATGTAGGTGATGACGCCGCGGTAGGTGTCGTAGACCGAGTCGAAGATCATCGCCCGCGCCGGGGCGTCGGCCTCGCCGACGGGGGCCGGGGTGACCCGGACGACCTCGTCGAGCAGCTCGCGTACCCCGAGGCCGGTCTTCGCGGACACGCGCAGCACGTCGTCGGCGTCGCAACCGACGATGTGCGCGATCTCCTTGGCGTAGCGGTCGGGGTCGGCCGCGGGCAGGTCGATCTTGTTGAGGACCGGGATGATCGTGAGGTCCTTCTCCATGGCCAGGTACAGGTTGGCCAGGGTCTGCGCCTCGATACCCTGCGCGGCGTCGACCAGCAGGACCGCGCCCTCGCACGCCTCCAGCGCCCGGCTCACCTCGTAGGTGAAGTCGACGTGACCGGGGGTGTCGATCATGTGCAGGACGTGCTCGGTCTCGCCCACCTTCCACGGGAGGCGCACGTTCTGCGCCTTGATCGTGATGCCGCGCTCCCGCTCGATGTCCATGCGGTCGAGGTACTGCGCACGCATCGCGCGCTCCTCCACCACACCGGTGATCTGCAGCATGCGGTCGGCCAGCGTCGACTTGCCGTGGTCGATGTGGGCGATGATGCAGAAGTTCCGGATCAGTTCCGGCGGGGTGAAGGTCTTGTCGGCGTACGAGGCCACTCACGGTTCCATTCAGCTGCGGGGTCCGTCCATGGTCCCACGCGGTAGGAGCTCAGTCGGCCACCCGGGTCTCCGTCGCGATCAGCGGGG
It contains:
- the lepA gene encoding translation elongation factor 4, with product MASYADKTFTPPELIRNFCIIAHIDHGKSTLADRMLQITGVVEERAMRAQYLDRMDIERERGITIKAQNVRLPWKVGETEHVLHMIDTPGHVDFTYEVSRALEACEGAVLLVDAAQGIEAQTLANLYLAMEKDLTIIPVLNKIDLPAADPDRYAKEIAHIVGCDADDVLRVSAKTGLGVRELLDEVVRVTPAPVGEADAPARAMIFDSVYDTYRGVITYIRVVDGRITPRERIKMMSTGATHEILEIGVVSPEPKPTVGLGVGEVGYLITGVKDVRQSKVGDTVTSLRKGATEPLTGYREPRPMVYSGLYPVDGSQYPELREALDKLQLNDAALTYEPETSAALGFGFRCGFLGLLHLEITRDRLEREAGLDLISTAPNVVYRVVRDDAVELTVTNPSDWPTGRVAQIFEPVVKVTILAPSEFIGAIMELCQTRRGNLGGMDYLSETRVELRYTMPLAEIIFDFFDALKSRTRGYASLDYEEAGEQESELVKVDIMLQGEPVDAFSAIRHKDDAYSYGTLMTTKLRELIPRQQFEVPIQAAIGSRIIARENIRAIRKDVLAKCYGGDITRKRKLLEKQKEGKKRMKTIGRVEVPQEAFVAALSTDSTADKPKK